A region from the Lentisphaera profundi genome encodes:
- a CDS encoding TolC family protein, which translates to MKKTILFGVATATLISCQSYQPVELKPQDILSEIESQRNKKIDLETFTFAQAASAMDTNNLRLQQIRQQYKGLQEVANLKTPLANPTITAGPAKGSRLEDTTSSSTQAFIGIAFNIPLGPRLRRNDELNELIALRAYNEQVLNHRQLYFELREAYVSYSLSQKAIKLQNKIEKTLETTANATKKLFDFGSTSKLSLTEVKLQQGEISLEKLDQIMQSKEYLAELSNLLVIDEGILENLQLEILNSVDQNIEFQKLKQQFILNNPSLARAEMAFHLVDAELRLELAKQYPDLSVGFDADQEVGERKRTYAIPFSVELPIFDRNQQAIALSLSQREQKLITYKETMNSKISELKKIYQQQMLASQKLDILQDVLMPLSKSNLNDAKRAMELGTIDALRYMDMIKDHQKMQLQVVAHEIEHWQIKIQLEMLCGFPLSSNNQADINTLEIKKMELSK; encoded by the coding sequence ATGAAAAAAACCATCTTATTCGGCGTGGCCACAGCAACTTTGATTTCATGTCAAAGTTATCAGCCCGTTGAACTCAAGCCTCAAGATATCTTGAGCGAAATCGAAAGTCAACGAAATAAAAAAATCGACTTAGAAACATTCACTTTTGCGCAAGCCGCAAGTGCCATGGACACAAATAACTTGCGCCTTCAGCAAATTCGTCAACAATATAAAGGCCTACAAGAAGTCGCTAACTTAAAAACCCCTTTAGCTAATCCTACAATAACTGCGGGCCCCGCAAAAGGATCTCGCCTGGAAGACACGACTTCTAGCTCCACTCAAGCTTTTATCGGCATTGCTTTTAATATCCCTCTTGGTCCACGACTACGAAGAAATGATGAACTCAATGAGCTCATTGCTCTACGAGCTTATAATGAACAAGTCCTCAATCATCGCCAACTCTATTTCGAGCTCCGAGAAGCCTATGTTTCGTATAGCTTATCACAAAAAGCTATCAAACTACAAAACAAGATAGAAAAAACTTTAGAAACAACCGCAAATGCGACTAAGAAACTATTTGATTTTGGCTCGACGAGCAAACTAAGCCTAACCGAAGTTAAGCTTCAACAAGGCGAAATCAGCTTAGAAAAACTTGATCAAATTATGCAATCCAAGGAGTACTTAGCGGAACTTTCAAATTTATTGGTGATCGATGAAGGGATCCTCGAAAACCTTCAACTTGAGATTTTGAACTCAGTTGATCAGAATATTGAATTTCAGAAGCTGAAACAACAATTCATACTCAATAATCCTAGTCTTGCTCGCGCCGAAATGGCTTTTCACTTAGTCGATGCGGAACTGCGCTTAGAATTAGCTAAACAATACCCCGATCTAAGTGTGGGCTTTGATGCGGATCAAGAAGTTGGGGAACGCAAAAGAACTTATGCCATTCCCTTTTCTGTTGAGCTCCCCATTTTTGACCGCAATCAACAGGCTATTGCCCTGAGCTTAAGTCAGCGCGAACAAAAGCTCATTACTTATAAAGAGACGATGAATTCAAAAATCAGTGAACTTAAGAAGATCTACCAGCAACAAATGCTTGCGAGTCAGAAACTCGATATTCTTCAAGACGTCCTGATGCCTTTATCTAAATCTAACTTAAATGATGCTAAGCGTGCGATGGAGCTCGGAACTATTGACGCTTTACGCTACATGGACATGATCAAAGATCACCAAAAAATGCAACTACAGGTAGTGGCTCACGAAATTGAACACTGGCAAATAAAAATCCAACTAGAAATGCTTTGCGGCTTTCCTTTGAGTTCAAATAATCAAGCAGATATCAATACACTCGAAATCAAGAAAATGGAGCTTTCAAAATGA